In one window of Haloimpatiens sp. FM7315 DNA:
- a CDS encoding penicillin-binding transpeptidase domain-containing protein yields the protein MEKVFQILSQNGEIQEDDFALKVKPYRFDFKAVNASDKKWLELRFKKDRGLNDKLAKDYYEKNYADLDKEKDKDKIQRIEKDLLKITPEETFKYLVETYEIIGQNLSLEEQRKYMIVKDNIKMQSFSGYKPVVIAKNLKKETAFKFYERLNELPGIDVGNEPIRYYPYGELGSSVLGYISKINTEDKDSYEEKGYDVSTDTIGVSGIEKAYESRLRGSKGQRTVKVNKYGRIVEELFKKNPYSGEKIQLTIDAKLQNAAEKALDKTMENLRNNPRPDPQDLTIMTSNATRGAAVVFNVKTGEVLALASRPGFDPNIFTIPGKLTDEASKKYFNPDLKEFGTQYIESMALASGKSNVEQKLNQMFPLDKRIENNTTIREDTYDIVPKPFYNYATFSLTPPGSTFKPLTAIAGLEDGVINGGTTVVDTGTYTNYGGSWNCWKRGGHGVIGVVNALKESCNYFFYNVGSLLYEKYKNAPRIEKAYDIIKEYAEKFGLGVKTGIEIPEKIGSAYNFKSTKENKTIMFYYSCRDILKAGFEQGRNKKFVPIDITIRENKEDKSITEAKKKIKETIKSAIQVEAKKKNSMYAKYIEDMKTQLKVLVSSYDKDKQSKYTDEQIEKAASAAIDFCIWDANIQIYTPGNVINASIGQGDHQFTPVQLANYVATIANGGHRYEAHLFKKAYDDEDNVVEEKQPKVISDINLKDSTIEVLKEGMKGVTSEEGGTATKAFAGFPIQTAGKTGSATFSATQNEVGRTSFGVFVGYAPADNPEIAVSVVIFDGGHGGYVAPVARAVYEEYFAERLKKEYPAYTPTYNYELKAIEVDQNNVIGDTKEDKASDKTGKDIDNSSSEKEEDNKNE from the coding sequence ATGGAAAAGGTTTTTCAAATATTAAGTCAAAATGGTGAGATACAAGAGGATGATTTTGCTTTAAAAGTAAAACCCTATAGATTTGATTTTAAAGCGGTAAATGCTAGTGATAAAAAATGGCTAGAACTTAGATTTAAAAAAGACAGAGGCCTTAATGACAAGCTCGCTAAAGATTATTATGAAAAGAATTATGCAGATCTTGATAAGGAAAAAGATAAAGATAAGATTCAGAGAATAGAAAAAGATCTTTTAAAAATAACTCCAGAGGAAACTTTTAAATATTTAGTTGAAACTTATGAGATTATAGGTCAAAACTTGTCTTTGGAAGAACAAAGAAAGTATATGATAGTTAAAGATAATATTAAGATGCAGAGCTTTTCAGGATATAAACCTGTAGTTATTGCTAAGAATTTAAAAAAAGAGACGGCTTTTAAATTTTATGAAAGATTAAATGAACTTCCAGGAATTGACGTGGGAAACGAGCCTATAAGATATTACCCATATGGAGAGTTAGGTTCTTCTGTTTTGGGGTATATATCAAAAATTAACACTGAAGATAAGGATAGCTATGAAGAAAAAGGTTATGATGTTAGTACAGATACTATTGGCGTTTCTGGAATTGAGAAAGCTTATGAATCAAGATTAAGAGGTTCAAAAGGACAGAGAACAGTTAAGGTTAATAAGTATGGTAGAATAGTAGAAGAATTGTTTAAGAAAAATCCATATTCAGGTGAAAAAATACAATTGACTATTGATGCAAAGCTTCAAAATGCAGCTGAAAAGGCATTGGATAAGACAATGGAAAATTTAAGAAATAATCCAAGGCCAGATCCTCAAGATTTAACTATAATGACCAGTAATGCGACAAGGGGAGCTGCAGTTGTTTTTAATGTTAAAACTGGAGAGGTATTAGCTCTTGCAAGTAGACCAGGCTTTGATCCTAATATATTTACAATACCTGGTAAACTAACTGATGAAGCTAGTAAAAAGTATTTCAACCCTGATTTAAAAGAATTTGGTACTCAATATATAGAAAGTATGGCATTAGCTTCAGGAAAGTCTAATGTGGAACAAAAATTAAACCAAATGTTTCCTTTAGATAAGAGAATAGAAAATAATACTACTATAAGGGAAGATACTTATGATATAGTTCCAAAGCCTTTTTATAACTATGCTACTTTTTCTTTAACACCTCCAGGGTCTACATTTAAACCACTTACTGCAATAGCAGGGCTAGAGGATGGTGTAATAAATGGGGGAACAACTGTAGTGGATACTGGAACCTATACTAATTACGGGGGTTCTTGGAATTGCTGGAAAAGAGGCGGACATGGAGTTATCGGTGTTGTTAATGCCCTTAAAGAGTCTTGTAACTATTTTTTCTATAATGTAGGTAGCTTATTATATGAAAAATATAAAAATGCTCCCCGTATAGAAAAAGCCTATGATATTATTAAGGAATATGCTGAAAAATTTGGACTTGGAGTGAAAACTGGTATTGAGATTCCAGAAAAAATAGGAAGCGCATATAATTTTAAGTCCACAAAAGAAAACAAAACCATAATGTTTTACTATTCCTGTAGGGATATACTTAAGGCAGGATTTGAGCAAGGAAGAAATAAAAAATTTGTTCCTATAGATATAACAATAAGAGAAAACAAAGAGGATAAAAGTATAACTGAAGCTAAGAAGAAAATAAAGGAAACTATAAAGTCCGCTATTCAAGTGGAAGCTAAAAAGAAAAACAGTATGTATGCAAAATATATTGAAGATATGAAAACTCAGCTTAAAGTTTTAGTTTCAAGTTATGATAAGGATAAACAAAGTAAATATACAGATGAACAAATTGAAAAGGCAGCTTCTGCAGCAATTGATTTTTGTATATGGGATGCAAATATACAAATTTATACACCAGGTAACGTAATTAATGCTTCTATAGGACAGGGTGATCATCAGTTTACTCCGGTTCAACTTGCAAATTATGTTGCAACTATTGCCAATGGTGGCCATAGATATGAAGCTCATTTATTTAAGAAGGCTTATGATGATGAAGATAATGTGGTAGAGGAAAAACAACCTAAAGTAATAAGTGATATAAATTTGAAAGATTCTACAATTGAAGTTTTAAAAGAAGGTATGAAGGGAGTTACTTCTGAAGAAGGAGGAACTGCTACAAAGGCTTTTGCAGGTTTCCCTATTCAAACTGCAGGTAAGACTGGGTCTGCAACATTTTCAGCAACCCAAAATGAAGTTGGAAGAACTAGTTTTGGTGTATTCGTAGGTTATGCACCAGCGGATAATCCAGAGATAGCGGTTTCAGTAGTTATTTTTGATGGTGGTCACGGTGGATACGTAGCGCCAGTTGCAAGAGCAGTATATGAAGAGTATTTTGCTGAAAGATTAAAGAAAGAATATCCAGCATATACTCCTACATATAATTATGAGCTTAAGGCAATTGAAGTAGACCAAAATAATGTTATTGGTGATACCAAAGAAGACAAAGCTTCTGATAAAACAGGTAAGGATATAGATAATTCTAGTTCAGAAAAGGAAGAAGATAATAAGAATGAATGA
- the mreD gene encoding rod shape-determining protein MreD, translating to MSILFLILDNALMPFISIKGFYPSLLFIFAVSYSIAQDEKAALKVGIFSGALQDIYFYHGFGINVFTNMLICLMAAYIGKIIFKEKNLFRVLLCLRLVL from the coding sequence TTGTCAATTTTATTTTTAATATTAGATAATGCTTTAATGCCTTTTATTAGTATAAAAGGTTTTTATCCTAGTTTACTATTTATATTTGCAGTAAGCTATTCTATTGCTCAAGACGAAAAAGCTGCTTTAAAAGTTGGAATATTTTCAGGGGCGTTACAAGACATTTATTTCTACCATGGTTTTGGAATAAATGTCTTTACAAATATGCTCATTTGTCTTATGGCGGCTTATATCGGAAAGATAATCTTTAAAGAAAAAAATTTATTCCGAGTATTACTGTGTTTGCGGCTAGTTTTATAA
- a CDS encoding SPOR domain-containing protein: protein MEQKATDFNIEKVNPVNQNNVKKNNIKKYYCIQCGVFSTTKNAEAVRDSLKSYGTPFIVEKESKFKVILGIYNEEEYKAISKKLNSSEIQNVKVTYEIPEDNLCSKEIAEIFNANLKVLNKFIDPKVKAVKTENLKKWVNSLEEVKKEEKNFKILSSMKEYVKKYPGELNRENLEEYCKFMYKCIDSVN, encoded by the coding sequence ATGGAACAAAAAGCTACTGATTTTAATATAGAGAAAGTAAACCCGGTAAATCAAAATAATGTTAAGAAAAACAATATTAAAAAATATTATTGTATTCAGTGTGGTGTGTTTTCGACAACAAAAAACGCTGAAGCGGTAAGAGATTCTTTAAAGTCTTATGGTACTCCTTTCATAGTTGAAAAAGAATCTAAATTTAAGGTTATACTTGGAATATATAATGAAGAAGAATATAAAGCTATAAGTAAAAAATTAAATTCTAGTGAAATACAAAATGTAAAAGTTACTTATGAAATACCAGAGGACAATTTGTGCAGCAAGGAAATAGCGGAGATTTTTAATGCAAATTTGAAGGTGTTAAATAAGTTTATTGATCCTAAAGTAAAAGCTGTTAAAACCGAAAATTTAAAAAAATGGGTAAATTCTTTAGAAGAAGTTAAAAAAGAAGAGAAGAACTTTAAGATATTGAGTTCGATGAAAGAATATGTTAAAAAATATCCCGGGGAGCTTAATAGAGAAAACTTGGAAGAATATTGTAAATTCATGTATAAATGTATCGATTCAGTTAATTAA
- a CDS encoding rod shape-determining protein: MGIDLGTANTLVYVKGKGIVLREPSVVAINNINKRVLAVGEEAKQMIGRTPGNIVAIRPLKDGVIADFDITEEMLRNFINKVSAKSAFSTPRIVVCFPSGVTEVERRAIEEATKHAGAREVHLMEEPMAAAIGAGLPVNEPTGSMVVDIGGGTTEVAIISLGGIVTSKSLRVAGDELDQSIINYIKKEYNLMIGERTAENIKIEIGSAFKIEEENITLEIRGRDLITGLPKIVEINEDEVREALREPIASIIEAIKTTLEKTPPELAADIMDKGIMLTGGGALLKGLDSLINHETHMPVHIAETPLDCVAIGAGMALANIDKMSKRG, from the coding sequence ATGGGTATAGATTTAGGAACAGCAAATACATTGGTTTATGTGAAGGGAAAAGGTATAGTATTAAGAGAACCTTCAGTAGTTGCAATTAACAATATAAATAAAAGGGTATTGGCAGTTGGAGAAGAAGCAAAACAAATGATAGGTAGAACTCCAGGAAACATAGTTGCTATAAGACCACTTAAAGATGGCGTTATAGCAGATTTTGATATTACAGAAGAAATGCTTAGAAACTTTATAAATAAAGTTAGCGCTAAAAGTGCTTTTTCAACACCAAGAATTGTTGTATGTTTTCCATCAGGTGTTACTGAAGTTGAGAGAAGAGCTATAGAAGAAGCTACAAAACATGCAGGAGCAAGAGAAGTGCATCTTATGGAGGAACCAATGGCAGCGGCTATTGGAGCAGGCCTTCCTGTAAATGAACCAACTGGAAGCATGGTTGTAGATATAGGTGGTGGAACCACAGAAGTTGCTATAATATCTTTAGGTGGAATTGTTACTAGTAAGTCTTTGAGAGTAGCTGGAGATGAGCTAGATCAATCTATAATTAACTACATAAAAAAAGAGTATAATCTTATGATAGGTGAAAGAACAGCAGAAAACATAAAAATAGAAATTGGATCAGCCTTTAAGATAGAAGAAGAAAACATTACATTAGAAATAAGAGGAAGAGATTTAATTACAGGCCTTCCAAAGATAGTTGAGATTAATGAAGACGAGGTAAGAGAAGCTTTAAGAGAGCCAATAGCATCTATAATTGAAGCTATAAAAACAACTCTTGAAAAGACACCTCCAGAGCTAGCTGCAGATATAATGGATAAGGGAATAATGCTTACAGGTGGCGGAGCTTTATTAAAAGGATTAGATTCTCTTATAAATCACGAAACACATATGCCAGTACATATTGCAGAAACACCTTTAGATTGTGTAGCTATAGGAGCGGGAATGGCTCTTGCAAACATTGACAAGATGAGCAAAAGAGGATAG
- a CDS encoding M17 family peptidase N-terminal domain-containing protein — MYPEDITEVLSFSDNKGAFKEFNYLNTLGKSCYKKIYVIGLGTTEEFNSTVLFKSIGVALNSIKNSIDNLDILDNLDVLDDPNYDLGYTIGESVSLSLYKFEGLKSKPKASVLKNVNIISNCKDSILKGIISGESINFGRELVNLPSNLVTPKYLTQKAQEVAKSSSIDITILDKYMLEKMGMNSITYVGNGSVHEPYLIVLQYLGDPSCKEITALIGKGITFDSGGLCIKPTKNMFAMVSDMAGAASVLSVMKAVTKLKPKKIL, encoded by the coding sequence TTGTATCCTGAAGATATAACAGAAGTGTTATCTTTTTCTGATAATAAAGGAGCCTTTAAAGAATTTAATTATCTTAATACCTTAGGTAAAAGTTGTTATAAAAAAATATACGTAATAGGACTTGGTACTACAGAAGAATTCAATTCTACAGTACTTTTTAAATCAATAGGTGTTGCCCTTAATAGCATAAAAAATTCTATTGATAACTTAGATATTCTAGATAACTTAGATGTTTTAGATGATCCCAATTATGACCTTGGTTACACTATTGGCGAAAGTGTATCTCTATCCTTATATAAATTTGAAGGTCTTAAATCTAAGCCAAAAGCTAGTGTTTTAAAAAATGTAAACATAATATCAAATTGTAAAGATTCCATATTAAAAGGTATTATTTCTGGAGAAAGCATTAATTTTGGACGTGAATTAGTTAATCTTCCATCTAACCTAGTTACGCCAAAGTATCTAACACAAAAAGCTCAAGAGGTTGCCAAAAGCTCCTCTATTGATATAACTATATTAGATAAGTATATGCTTGAAAAAATGGGTATGAATTCAATAACCTACGTAGGCAATGGTAGTGTTCATGAACCTTATTTAATAGTACTTCAATATTTAGGCGATCCTTCTTGTAAGGAAATTACCGCTTTAATCGGAAAAGGAATCACCTTTGATAGCGGCGGTCTTTGTATAAAGCCAACAAAAAATATGTTTGCTATGGTTTCAGATATGGCAGGAGCTGCTTCAGTTTTATCTGTTATGAAAGCAGTAACAAAGTTAAAGCCTAAAAAAATATTATAG
- the minE gene encoding cell division topological specificity factor MinE — protein MDLFKIFSNKEASKNVAKERLKLILIHDRTDFSKEFLEDIKEALLNVISNYAEIDEAGLNVKFAKTDELDGGKPALIASIPIKKMKNKY, from the coding sequence ATGGATTTATTTAAAATTTTTTCGAATAAAGAGGCTTCTAAAAATGTAGCTAAGGAGAGATTGAAATTAATCTTAATACATGATAGAACTGATTTTTCTAAAGAGTTTTTAGAGGATATAAAGGAAGCTTTATTGAATGTTATATCAAATTATGCAGAGATAGATGAAGCAGGATTAAATGTTAAATTTGCCAAAACAGATGAATTAGATGGGGGAAAGCCAGCTTTAATTGCAAGTATTCCAATTAAAAAGATGAAGAATAAATATTAA
- the rodA gene encoding rod shape-determining protein RodA, which yields MLERLKINKRLLRELDFSVLIIAIIIVVFGAINIYSATKGFDLFRLQLIWLALSLFVVYIILKIDYNVIRNYSAIIYWAGVALLILNDFVLGKVSKGAKSWIGIGSRAIQPSEFAKLGLIIMLAKKLDDMEGNINEPKNFFTLVMYAGIPMILIYIQPDMGMTMVCFFIVLGIFFTAGLNLKVIFGGVFSLVAAILVVWNSGLIKPYQKLRLTSFLSPEKDELGSGLQLMQSLIGVGSGGILGKGFNNGTQTSLSFIPEAHTDFIFSVVAEEWGLIGAGILLSLYGILIYRFIKIARTSKDIFGSVICVGVISTFLFSLIQNIGMTIGIMPITGITLPLMSYGGSSILSSFMAIGLVLNICMRRKKLTSKGELWV from the coding sequence ATGTTAGAAAGACTTAAGATAAACAAAAGACTATTAAGGGAACTTGATTTTTCTGTATTAATCATCGCTATAATCATAGTAGTATTTGGAGCGATTAATATATATAGTGCTACAAAAGGTTTTGATTTATTTAGGCTTCAACTTATCTGGCTAGCATTAAGCTTATTTGTAGTATATATAATTTTGAAAATTGATTATAATGTCATTAGAAATTACTCCGCTATTATATACTGGGCAGGAGTTGCACTTCTTATACTAAATGACTTTGTATTAGGTAAGGTAAGTAAAGGTGCAAAATCATGGATAGGAATAGGAAGTAGAGCTATACAACCTTCTGAGTTTGCTAAATTAGGACTTATAATTATGCTTGCAAAAAAACTTGATGATATGGAAGGCAATATAAATGAGCCCAAGAATTTCTTTACTTTAGTGATGTATGCAGGTATACCTATGATTCTTATTTATATTCAACCAGATATGGGTATGACCATGGTGTGCTTTTTTATAGTCTTGGGGATTTTTTTCACCGCAGGATTAAATCTAAAAGTAATATTTGGAGGGGTATTTTCTTTAGTGGCAGCTATACTTGTTGTATGGAATTCAGGACTTATAAAGCCCTACCAAAAGCTTAGACTTACATCTTTTTTATCTCCAGAAAAAGATGAACTTGGATCTGGCCTGCAGCTGATGCAGTCTTTGATTGGGGTAGGTTCTGGAGGTATTTTAGGTAAGGGATTTAATAATGGAACTCAAACTTCTCTTAGTTTTATTCCAGAGGCACATACAGATTTTATTTTTTCTGTAGTTGCAGAAGAATGGGGACTTATTGGAGCTGGTATTTTGCTTAGTCTATATGGAATACTCATATATAGATTTATAAAAATTGCAAGAACCTCTAAAGATATATTTGGTTCTGTAATATGTGTAGGAGTTATATCTACATTCTTGTTTTCTTTAATACAAAATATAGGTATGACTATAGGGATTATGCCTATAACAGGAATTACACTTCCGCTTATGAGTTATGGTGGAAGCTCGATATTGTCAAGTTTTATGGCCATAGGCTTAGTTTTAAATATATGCATGAGGAGAAAAAAATTAACTTCTAAGGGGGAATTATGGGTATGA
- the mreC gene encoding rod shape-determining protein MreC, with the protein MKFFKKKLTVIIIILSVTFLVLIGFAAKRSGISVVENGMGVTINSIQKFIYKGCYEIKSSVSFLYNFSNVKDENKSLKKENQELKDKLIRYSMLEDENDRLRNVVNYKNQNSEYNYVGADVIAKSGNDYLDGFIINRGKKDGINKRMAVVNSFGLVGQVTSVGDNWALIQTLENENIAVGGYVIGTKENAGIVRGYKNKDDELFAKLQYLPVNSNIKIDDEVVTGLVNVTSKDIEPGVYPKGIKIGKVISVDTDKAKMMKNAVIKLYVDFNKLEELFVVVPKVSRQINN; encoded by the coding sequence GTGAAATTTTTCAAAAAGAAACTGACAGTAATAATTATAATACTGTCAGTTACATTTTTAGTATTAATAGGTTTTGCAGCTAAAAGATCAGGAATTTCTGTAGTAGAAAATGGCATGGGTGTTACAATTAATTCAATTCAAAAATTCATATACAAGGGTTGTTATGAAATAAAAAGCTCTGTTAGCTTTTTGTATAATTTTTCAAATGTAAAGGATGAAAATAAAAGCCTTAAAAAAGAAAATCAAGAGTTAAAGGATAAACTTATTAGATATTCTATGTTAGAAGATGAAAATGATAGACTTAGAAATGTAGTAAATTATAAAAATCAAAATTCAGAGTACAACTATGTTGGTGCTGATGTAATTGCGAAAAGTGGTAATGATTACTTAGATGGTTTTATAATAAACAGAGGTAAAAAAGATGGAATAAACAAGAGAATGGCAGTAGTAAATTCTTTTGGTCTTGTAGGGCAGGTTACTTCCGTTGGAGATAATTGGGCTTTAATACAGACATTAGAAAACGAAAATATTGCGGTTGGTGGATATGTTATAGGAACAAAAGAAAATGCGGGTATAGTAAGAGGATATAAAAATAAGGACGATGAGCTTTTTGCTAAACTACAATATCTCCCAGTGAATTCAAATATTAAAATAGATGATGAAGTTGTAACTGGACTTGTGAATGTTACTTCAAAGGATATAGAGCCAGGTGTGTATCCAAAGGGAATAAAAATTGGCAAAGTCATAAGTGTAGATACGGATAAGGCAAAGATGATGAAGAATGCAGTAATTAAACTTTACGTTGATTTTAATAAATTAGAAGAGTTATTTGTGGTAGTTCCCAAAGTTTCTAGACAGATAAATAATTAA
- a CDS encoding GNAT family N-acetyltransferase: MFDLRLEFNEVILSSVLKDDLAEVYKWIIKYDNCSEKSCQLNFNEFCNRFLEYYLGEGEVFLKISKGKDIIGILKGRLEFKKNNQLWIRYFRTQSKDIVKGVWDEVIREILNRLANEMGINEFYAIVSSEEKEYLEFWRRNGFKLKRLFDSFDETKNDVKIFIFGKVLANKYKEIL, from the coding sequence ATGTTTGATTTAAGGCTGGAATTTAATGAGGTAATTTTGTCTAGCGTACTTAAAGATGATTTGGCGGAAGTTTATAAATGGATAATTAAATATGATAACTGTAGTGAAAAAAGTTGTCAGCTTAATTTTAATGAATTTTGCAATAGATTTTTAGAATACTATCTAGGCGAAGGAGAAGTGTTTTTAAAAATATCTAAGGGAAAGGATATAATAGGAATACTAAAGGGAAGACTGGAATTTAAGAAAAATAATCAGCTTTGGATAAGGTATTTTAGAACACAATCTAAAGATATAGTAAAAGGTGTTTGGGATGAGGTCATAAGAGAAATTTTAAATAGATTAGCTAATGAAATGGGAATAAACGAATTTTATGCCATAGTTTCAAGTGAAGAAAAAGAGTATTTAGAATTTTGGAGGAGAAATGGGTTTAAATTAAAGAGGCTATTTGATAGCTTTGATGAAACAAAAAATGATGTTAAGATATTTATATTTGGAAAAGTTTTGGCTAATAAATACAAGGAAATATTGTGA
- a CDS encoding Maf-like protein, whose protein sequence is MQLVLASASPRRKELLSRITENFKVIVSEFDESTIFFKGKIEDYVMELAKGKALDVSLGLNKNQFVIGCDTVVALNGKVLGKPQNYEEAYSMLRNLSGKWHEVYSGIAIVDNTSNKILTDYVCTKVKFSDITDKEIKKYINTGEPMDKAGAYGIQGFGGLFVERIDGCFYNVVGLPLNRLVSMMRNMGINEF, encoded by the coding sequence GTGCAGTTAGTATTAGCTTCAGCTTCACCTAGGAGAAAAGAACTGCTTTCTAGAATTACTGAAAATTTTAAGGTAATTGTCAGTGAATTTGACGAAAGTACTATTTTTTTTAAGGGTAAAATTGAGGATTATGTAATGGAACTAGCTAAAGGTAAGGCTTTAGATGTTTCCTTGGGATTGAACAAAAATCAATTTGTAATAGGATGTGATACAGTAGTTGCACTAAATGGTAAGGTACTTGGTAAACCTCAAAATTATGAAGAAGCATACTCTATGTTAAGAAATTTAAGCGGAAAATGGCATGAAGTTTATTCTGGAATTGCCATAGTAGATAATACTTCTAACAAAATTTTAACGGATTACGTATGTACAAAGGTCAAATTTAGTGATATAACTGATAAGGAAATAAAAAAGTATATCAATACTGGAGAACCTATGGATAAAGCTGGAGCCTATGGAATACAAGGCTTTGGAGGATTATTTGTAGAGAGAATAGATGGTTGCTTTTATAATGTTGTGGGGTTGCCTTTAAATAGATTAGTTTCTATGATGAGGAATATGGGTATAAACGAATTTTAG
- the radC gene encoding DNA repair protein RadC translates to MLLNTSFKIMDLPKNERPRERLLRYGTEVLSNSELLAVILRTGTASQNILSLSSRILESSGGLNGLLDMTAEDYMSLKGIGKAKAAQLLALTEIFRRFKSYRSGENYKISCPKDAAEIMMEDMRTLKKEYLKVIMLNVKNYVIGIKDISIGSLNSSIVHPREVFLEAIKKHSASIILCHNHPSGDPKPSKEDISITERLKECSKILGIDFIDHIIIGDRNYVSLKEKGVM, encoded by the coding sequence ATGCTTTTGAATACTTCTTTTAAAATTATGGACTTACCTAAAAATGAAAGGCCTAGAGAACGACTTTTAAGATATGGTACAGAGGTCTTGTCTAATTCAGAACTTTTAGCAGTTATATTAAGAACTGGTACTGCTTCTCAAAATATACTTAGTTTAAGCAGTAGAATACTTGAAAGTTCTGGAGGCTTAAATGGACTTTTAGATATGACAGCGGAAGATTATATGAGCTTAAAAGGCATAGGTAAAGCAAAAGCTGCTCAGCTTTTAGCTTTAACAGAAATATTTCGAAGATTTAAGTCTTATAGGTCTGGAGAAAATTACAAGATATCTTGTCCTAAGGATGCAGCAGAGATTATGATGGAAGATATGAGAACATTAAAGAAGGAATATCTTAAGGTTATTATGCTAAATGTAAAGAATTACGTTATAGGAATAAAAGATATATCTATAGGAAGTTTAAATTCTTCTATTGTTCATCCAAGGGAAGTCTTTTTAGAGGCTATAAAAAAACACAGTGCATCAATTATACTATGCCATAACCATCCTTCTGGAGATCCTAAACCAAGTAAGGAAGACATTAGTATTACTGAAAGGTTAAAAGAATGTAGCAAAATTTTAGGAATTGATTTTATTGACCACATTATAATTGGTGATAGAAATTATGTTAGTTTAAAAGAAAAAGGTGTAATGTAA
- the minD gene encoding septum site-determining protein MinD has product MGEAIVITSGKGGVGKTTTTANIGTALAAMGKKVVLVDGDTGLRNLDVLMGLENRIVFTLIDAIEERCRLKQAIIRDKRFNELYLLPTAQSRDKNDIQAKDMLKLIKKLKEEFDYVIIDCPAGIEQGFENAIVGADRAIVVVNPEVTSVRDADRVIGKLDARGVDNHQLIINRINYEMTKNGDMLDIDDILDSLAIKLIGVVPDDKNITISTNRGEPIVLDKKALAGQAFKNIASRITGEEVAFVPLEIEKSGFLASLKKIFVKR; this is encoded by the coding sequence ATGGGAGAAGCAATAGTAATAACATCAGGTAAAGGTGGAGTTGGAAAAACAACTACTACTGCAAACATTGGAACTGCTTTAGCTGCTATGGGCAAAAAGGTAGTTTTAGTTGATGGAGATACAGGACTTAGAAATTTAGATGTACTAATGGGTCTTGAAAATAGAATAGTATTTACACTAATAGATGCAATTGAAGAAAGATGTAGATTAAAGCAGGCAATTATTCGGGATAAAAGATTTAATGAGTTATACCTTTTGCCAACAGCTCAGTCAAGAGATAAAAATGATATACAGGCTAAAGACATGTTAAAATTAATAAAAAAATTAAAAGAAGAATTTGACTATGTAATAATAGATTGCCCAGCTGGTATAGAGCAAGGATTTGAAAATGCTATTGTTGGAGCTGATAGAGCTATTGTTGTTGTAAATCCTGAAGTTACTTCTGTAAGAGATGCAGATAGGGTTATAGGTAAATTAGATGCAAGAGGAGTTGATAATCATCAGCTTATAATTAATAGAATAAATTATGAGATGACTAAAAATGGAGATATGTTAGATATAGATGATATCTTGGATAGTTTAGCAATTAAATTAATAGGTGTAGTTCCGGATGATAAGAACATAACTATATCTACCAATAGGGGTGAACCTATTGTTTTAGATAAAAAAGCTTTAGCCGGACAGGCTTTTAAAAACATTGCAAGTAGAATTACAGGAGAAGAAGTAGCTTTTGTACCTTTGGAAATTGAGAAGAGTGGTTTTCTTGCCTCGCTAAAAAAGATATTTGTTAAAAGATAG